One Danio rerio strain Tuebingen ecotype United States chromosome 9, GRCz12tu, whole genome shotgun sequence genomic region harbors:
- the ugt1a1 gene encoding UDP-glucuronosyltransferase 1-1 precursor (The RefSeq protein has 1 substitution compared to this genomic sequence): MRTLPVPAQGLLALLCLFSFESVQAGKVLVLPVDGSHWLSMKILVEELSNRGHEMVVLVPETSILIKKSGKYSTKTYPVSFTHDDLAENLKEIQNSALEKAPKLTDIVVNFRNLLQFLTMQSKTCEGLLYNEPLMKSLREMGFDAMLTDPFLPCGTIIADSFSIPAVYFLRLIPCRLDEAAAQCPSPPSFMPRYSSGFTDKMTFPQRLVNTLLTVVEGFLCRSMYESADELASKYLQKETTYAELLGHGAVWLLRYDFAFEFPRPQMPNMVQIGGINCVKRAPLTKELEEFVNGSGEHGFVVFTLGSMVSQLPEAKAREFFEAFRQIPQRVLWRYTGPVPENAPKNVKLMKWLPQNDLLGHPKVRAFVTHGGSHGIYEGICNGVPMVMLPLFGDQGDNAQRLVSRGVAESLTIYDVTSEKLLVALKKVINDKSYKEKMMKLSAIHRDRPIEPLDLAVFWTEFVMRHKGAEHLRPAAHDLNWIQYHSLDVIGFLLLILLTVIFVTVKSCMFCFRKCFKKSQKKKKA; this comes from the exons ATGAGAACACTGCCTGTTCCTGCTCAGGGGCTTCTCGCCTTGTTGTGCTTGTTCTCTTTTGAGTCTGTGCAAGCTGGAAAGGTGCTTGTCTTACCAGTGGATGGCAGCCATTGGTTGAGCATGAAGATCTTAGTGGAAGAGCTGTCTAATAGGGGACATGAGATGGTCGTTCTGGTCCCTGAAACTAGTATTCTGATAAAAAAATCTGGGAAATACAGCACCAAGACTTATCCTGTCTCCTTCACCCATGATGATCTGGCTGAAAATTTGAAAGAGATACAGAACAGTGCATTGGAGAAGGCTCCCAAGTTAACTGATATTGTTGTCAATTTCAGGAATCTATTGCAATTCCTAACTATGCAGTCGAAAACATGTGAAGGACTGCTGTACAACGAGCCTCTGATGAAGAGTCTAAGAGAAATGGGATTTGATGCTATGCTCACGGATCCTTTCCTGCCCTGTGGCACTATCATTGCTGACTCCTTCTCGATTCCTGCTGTTTACTTCTTGCGTTTGATTCCTTGTCGTCTTGATGAAGCAGCTGCTCAGTGTCCTTCACCTCCTTCTTTTATGCCTCGCTACTCCAGTGGTTTTACAGATAAGATGACTTTCCCTCAGAGACTAGTAAACACACTTTTGACAGTTGTTGAAGGTTTCCTTTGCCGCAGTATGTATGAATCTGCAGATGAACTGGCCTCTAGATATTTGCAGAAGGAAACTACCTACGCAGAGCTGTTAGGTCATGGTGCAGTTTGGCTTTTAAGGTACGACTTTGCCTTTGAGTTCCCTAGACCGCAAATGCCCAATATGGTCCAGATAGGTGGAATCAACTGTGTAAAGAGGGCTCCACTGACCAAG GAACTGGAGGAGTTTGTGAACGGCTCTGGAGAGCACGGGTTTGTTGTCTTCACTCTGGGCTCCATGGTGTCACAGCTACCCGAAGCCAAAGCCAGAGAGTTCTTTGAGGCATTTAGACAGATACCTCAGAGA GTGTTGTGGAGATACACTGGACCAGTCCCAGAAAATGCACCAAAGAATGTCAAATTAATGAAATGGCTGCCACAGAATGACCTCTTGG gCCATCCTAAGGTTAGGGCTTTTGTTACACATGGTGGATCACATGGGATCTATGAAGGAATCTGTAATGGAGTGCCAATGGTGATGCTTCCTCTGTTTGGAGACCAAGGGGATAATGCTCAGCGTTTGGTGTCTCGAGGAGTCGCAGAAAGCCTGACTATCTATGATGTGACCTCCGAAAAACTGCTGGTTGCATTGAAGAAAGTCATCAATGATAAAAG CTACAAGGAGAAGATGATGAAGCTCTCTGCCATTCATAGAGACCGTCCAATTGAACCACTGGACCTGGCTGTGTTCTGGACTGAGTTTGTCATGAGACACAAAGGAGCAGAGCATCTCAGACCTGCAGCCCATGACCTGAACTGGATTCAGTATCACTCTCTGGACGTCATCGGCTTCCTTCTTCTTATTCTATTGACTGTTATTTTTGTGACTGTCAAAAGCTGCATGTTCTGTTTCAGAAAGTGCTTCAAGAaatctcagaagaagaagaaggcataa